The Planctellipticum variicoloris DNA window TGCGCTATTCGATCTGTTCCAGTGACCGACCGCCAACGTCCCGGATTCCGATCTGTTGCGCAGTAAAAGTCGGGTTTGACCATGAACCTCCGCCCGCTCGCCCTGCGAATCGCAATCCTGCTGGTTGCCGCCGCCGTCGTTTCGCCCCGATTTCTCGCGGCGCAGAACGCCCCCCCGAACAGCGCGGCCAGCGAGCAGCAGAACGTTGAAGCAGCCCTCCAGGAGACCTCTGCCGCGGCGGCCCGGTACGACTTTCAGACCCTCGACGACGACCGACCCCTGGTCCTGCGCCAGCAGCCGATTCTCCGCTGGTCCAATCCCGAAGTCGGACAGATCTACGGCAACGTCTTTCTGTGGACCCAAGGAGGCCGGCCGCGAATCATCGGATCGCTCTTCCGATGGTTTTCCCCGCACACCCACACGTCGCACGAATTTCAGTCGCTGTCGACGACCCCGGTGACTGGCAGTTCCGACGGCGCGTCGCCCTGGAAGACCAGCGATCCCGGCGTCGTCTTTGCTCCCGTCCCGGAGGCGGGGGACGTGGCGGAAGAGGCGGCCCGGCGGCTGCTTCAGATGCGGGAACTGGCGCGACAGTTCGCCGTCCAGTCGACCGACCGCGAAGGCCAGAAGTTCGAATTGCGCCGTCTGGCGCAGCCGGTCTATCGCTACGAGGTCGAACAGACGACGACCGATCTGGTCGACGGCGCGCTGTTCGCCTTCGTCCGTGGCACCGATCCGGAAACCTGGCTGCTGCTGGAAGCCCGACGCACCGACTCCGGGTCGGCGATCCGCTGGGAGTACGCACTCGCACGCATGAACAGCATCGCCTTCTCCGCCACGCACAAGGGGCGGCAGGTCTGGCAATGCGAGGTCATGCCCTTTCCGGAAGTCGGGGCCCACGAGTCGACTTACACCAGTTTCCTCTTCCGTCGGCCCTGACCGTCCCGCGCGAGTTCTGACAGGAAATCACCATGCGACTGGCAACCCGGTCTTTCCTGTCTATCGCGTTCCTGACGGCGTCCGCCGTGGTCGCACAGGATGCCGCCGAAACCAGGGCCGTCTCGCCCCTGCGGAAGCTGATGGACGAATCGCTGGCGTGGAACGAATTGCTGACGAGCGAAGACTCCGCCGAGCCGATGACCGTCCGGGTGGTCATGCGCTGGGCGAACAATGCGCGCGGGTCGGAAGACGGGCTGACGATGCTGTATCTCTCGCAGGGCCGGCCCGAAGCGGTCTGCTGCGTCTACCCGTGGGACAACAAGCTGATCCACGAATTCGATTCGCTGTCGCGTGGGACGTTCGTCGCGCGACGTGACGGGGGCGTCTTCTGGCGACCGGCCAAGCCCGGGCCAGTGTTCAAGCCGGTCCCCGGCGCCGACGCCCCCGCCGATTCCCCCGCCGCCCGTCTGCGGCAGATGAAAACCCTCGCCGGCCAGTTCTCGTCGACCATGCTCGGCTGGCGCGCGAATAAGAGCGACCGGGAAGAACTGCGGATGCTGCCGCAACCCCTCTATCGCTACGAGAGCCAGCGGAGCGACGTTCTCGACGGCGCAGTCTTTGCCTTCGTCCAGGGGACCGATCCGGAATCGCTGCTGCTCCTGGAAGCGTTTCAGAAGGGGAACGGCTTCGAATGGCAGTTTGCGTTTGCCCGGCGGACCTCCGGCGAGCTGGAAGGGCGACACAAAGACGCCGTCGTCTGGCACGTTCCCGGATTTCCCGAAGGCAAAGATCCCCTGGGGACGCACTTTGGAATCGGCCGCGCGTTCGATTCCAGCGTAAACATCGATCTGGAGAAGAAATGATCCGCCGCCAATGCCTGCTTTTCATGGCCCTGTCGTGCGTCGCCTGCCTGTCGTGGTCCCGCCCCACCGACGCGCAGGAGGCCTCCGCACCGCGCGACGCGACGGCGAAGACCGCTGAGCCCGGCACGCGACGCGTGCTGATCGTCTGCGGCCTGAGCGGCGACGAACCGCATCACACGTTGTTCGCCGAAACACTGGTCAAGCTGCAGGCCGGCCTGTCCGCCCGGATGGGCATCGCCTCGGACAACATCCGCCTGCTGTTCGGCGACGAACCGAACGACGCCGATCCCCGCGAGATTCAGGACGCCGGCCTGTCCACGCGGGAGGACCTCGAAAAAGCCGTCGCAGAAATGCGACAGACGTTGAGCCCGCACGATTCGCTCTGGGTGTTCGTCCTGGGACACAGTCACTACGACGGAACCCACACCTGGCTGAATCTGCCCGGTCCGGATCTGCACGAAGGAGACTTCGCGAAACTGTTTCAGGGCGTCGAGGCGGCCGAGCAGGTCTATGTGATCGCCACCCCGGCGAGCGGCTTCTTCATCAAGCCGCTGTCCGCCAAGGGGCGAGTGATCATCTCCGCCACGGAAGCCGACTGGGAGACGAACGAGACCGAGTTTCCCCTGCAACTGGCCGCCGCGCTGACGGAGGAGATCCCGCTCAAAGAGTTCGACGCCGATTCCGACGGCATGCTGACGCTGTTCGACCTCTACATCACCCTCAACCGCCGGCTGGCCCAGTCGTACCTCGACCGCCAGTTCCTGGCGACCGAGCACCCGCTGCTCGACGACAACGGCGACGGCCGGGGCAGCGACCTTCAGATCGACTACCTCACCGAAGACCAGGGAGGTCGAGTCCGGCCGGGCCGGGCGCTGAAGGTCGCCTATCGACCTGGCGGCGATGGAGAGCTGGCGAAGACGATCCGGTTGCGGGATCTAGAGATTGGTGCGGATGCGACGAATCGCTGAGACTTGTTGGATCAGTACTCTCTACAGCCTGCCGCTTGCTTCAATTGCTGCAATTCTCAAGAACTCGTCAATGATTCGCTGCTCGCGGCAGACGATAACATCATCGTCGCCGGAGCCAATGTAGGCCATCGGCTGAATGTCATCCATTTGCTTCCAGAAGCACTTCTGCACTGGATAAAGCCAGTCTAAGCCTGACCGCTCCCAAGTCGGCTCGAAGGATTCTGCCAACTGCCGGGGATCTGCCAGATTGAAGCCTCCAATCCCCACGAATCGTTCAAGAGCCGGGAGCGACGATGGAAGTCGTTCAAACACATACCATTCGTCGTAGCAGTCGCACGGTATCTCCAGGCCGGCACTCAGAGGCGGACTGAGCATGACTCGATCGACGACATGCCAGCCGAGCGCCAGTTCCTCGGGAGTCGGCTGAATGTTGCCGCTGTCGAACGTTGCGATTCCGAGCCGTTGGCCGGCAAACACTTCATTAACAAACCGGGGCAGTCCACGGACATTTTCGCGACACAAAGCCCAGTACCAAGTGCCATGCTGCCCGCAGAAGATCGGTGAGTCCCATCGCATCGTCGCGTTCCAGGAAGACGAGAAACCCGCCCGGTTCATGCCGGCGGCTCCCCAAGCAGGTGCAGCGCACTGGCCCGCAGCAGCGACACCGACTCGCTCCATTCCACGAGCGAGTCCAGCCGCTCCCGTTGCGGATTGGTCAGCTCGCCGCGCGTATTGGCGTCCATGAGCTTCTGCAGCTCGGCGTCGACATGCGACGGCAATCGCAGATGCGCGATCGCCTCCACCAGTTCGACAGGGGCTTCGACGGTCGCCGACATGGAACACACTCCGCAACGGTTGGAGAACTCTGAGTCCATCGTAATCGCGGCCGGTGGCAGGTGTACAAGGTTTTCACGACGTTCGACGGGGCAACTCGGAGCCAAAGAGCCAGCGCTACACGGCCCCAACCACCCGCCGCAGCTCCGCCAGCACCACCGCCGGATCAATCCCCGCCTGCCGGCAGACGTACTCCAGCGACTTCCCCGCGCACGTCGCGTCGATGCCGAACTGCTCGAAGACCATCAGCGCGGCCGGGTGCTCCAGCACCCAGTCGACCACGCTGTCCTCCAGCCCGCACTCCATCCCCAGCCCCCCTACACCGTCTCGAATCCCGAGCGCTGTTCCCGGCTCTGATGCGGGTTCGCCCGGGCGGCGTGCTCGCCGGTGAACTGCTCCGCGGCGGGGTCCCACGTCAGCTTGGCGCCCACCCGCATCGCAATGTTCCCCAGGTGGCAGAGACTCGCCGAGCGGTGCTGGCTGACGACGTCCGAGATCGGCGTCTTCCGCGACTTCGTGCAGTCGTAGAAGTTCCCCATGTGGTTCTTGATCGCATCGATCTTCCCCATCCGCTCCGGCCGGGCCGTGTTGTCGTAGCCGTAGAGCTGAAACGCCTCGCGCGGCAGCGGCTTCGTCGCCAGCTCTTCGACCGGCTTGCCCGCAATCACGCCCCGGTTGACGAACAGCCGGCCGCCGGTCCCTTCGAACATCACCCCGTTGCGATTGTGATCGCCGCGGGGCGAGTCGAGGACTTCCAGCTCGACGCCGTTCGCGTAGCGGTATTTCGCGTGGTAATCGACCGCCACGTCGTAGCCGTTGGGAACATCGGGGTACTTGGCGGTCGCTTCGATCTCCACGGGGCCGGAATGCTGGGCGCCGATTCCCCACTGGGCGATATCGAGGTGATGCGCTCCGGTGTCGGTCATCTCCCCCCCTGAATAGGCGTACCACCAGCGGAACGTGTAGTGCGACCGCTCCGGGATATAGGGGACGTCGGGCGTCTGCCCCTGCCACAGATTCCAGTTGAGTTGCTTGGGAATCGGAGCGGTCTCGAACGGGCCCCCCTGCGTGTTCTTCCCCATCAGCACAGTGACCTTTTCCAGCTTGCCGATTCGGCCGGCATGAACCATCTCCACCGCCTGCCGGAACCGGGCGTCGCTCCGCTGCCACGAACCGACCTGCACGACTCGGCCGGTCTCTTCGACCACCTTGCAGAGCAGTTTCCCTTCGTCGATGGTCAGCGTGAGGGGCTTCTCGCAGTAGACGTCTTTGCCCGCCCGGACTGCGTCGAGGACCATCTTCGTGTGCCAGTGATCCGGCGCGCCGATCAGGATGACGTCGAGCTTCTGCTTCTCCAGCATGTCGCGATAGTTTTCGTAGATCGCCGCCGTGCTGCCGAAGCTGGCGCGGGCCTGCTCGCGGACGTTCTTGTCGACGTCGGAAATCGCCACGACATCGCCGTACGGGAGCGCTTCGCGAGTAATCACCGAGCCCTGATATCGCATGCCGATGCAGCCGATCCGCCAGCGTTCGTTGGGCGAGGTCGGCTCGGTCGGTTCCTGGGCCGACGCAACATGCACGAAGGGACCGAGGGCGATGGCCGCCGAGGCGAAAGCAGTGCTCTGCAGGAACTGACGACGGTGCGGCTGCGCGGGCATGGCGAAATTCCCGAGGCTGAAGTTCAGGGCGGGCAGGTCAGCAATGGTTTACGCGGTTGATTGTCGCCCGCGGCGGCGGGGGTCTGCAACCTGCGAACGAAAATCCGTCCGAACGCCAATCGCCTGCTGCGGCACGCAGTGTGCTCGGTTAGACTGCCGGACAGTCCCGCCCTGCACTTCCTAGGGAGCCACGGCCCATGCCCACAATTCCCCATCGTGCCAGCCCGCGAGCGCTCGCCTTTGCCGCGATCGTTGTATCAGCAAATCTCTACCTCCTGGCTGCGGAACCGAACGCGTCTGCCACGGTCGAAAAGCGAACCTACCGCCACGAACTGAAGAAGCTGGTCAATCCCCCGCCGCTGCTGGCGGACTTTCCCGAGTTCGTCGATCCGGTTCGCGAAACCCATCGCTACGAAGCCCCGCCGCTGATCGACGAAGAGGGGGCCGACTTGCAGGTACGGGCCTGGCGGTTCTCGTACAACGCCCGCGGCGTGATCGAGATGCCCAATCGATTGCGAGGAGACCGGACCGCGGTGATCGTCGTCCATCCCTGGGGGATCGACGACGGCCAGGGCTGGCAGACTCCCGAACCCGCCGGGGCGGCCTTTCAATGCACTCCCGAACGCAATCGCGTCGTGACGAAACATCTGACGCAAGTCGTCAATCCGCTGCTGAAGTCGCTGCGGAACAACGCGAAACTCGTCATGTACAGCCTGCCGGGCAAGGAAGATCCCGCCCGGCAGAAAATGTATCGTTCCTTTCGAGGAACGCCGGCCTTGGCCGACATTCCCGAAGGCAAACGAGAACTCCAGCAGCAGCTCACCGCGTTCAAGTACCTGGCCAGTGAACTCCCCACGTCTCTGACGCTGTCCGCCGATAGCGCGGTCATCGATTACTATGCACAGATTCCCGCCCTCGATCCGGGACCGAAGTACAACAATCCTGGTTTCTGGTCGCTGCCCGTGCCGGTCCACCAGGCGATTGACGTGGCCCGGAACGACGTCGTGATCTACGACGGCGAGGGCTACCCGGCTCTGCGGGAGTTCCTTCGGCAGAACGGCGTCCGCCACATCCTGTTGACCGGCTACAACACCGACATGTGCGTCTGCGCGACGACGGCGGGATTCGATAACCTGCGGCAGGACTTCAATGTCTTCCTGGTCGGCGACGCCACGCTCGCAACCTTTCCGGCCCAGCCGACGCCCGCCGTGCCGACCTCTGCCGCCGTCGCGTTCGCCTCCCTGAAGGTGCTGATTACGCAGGCATCCTGGATTCAGGTTTCAGCACCCGCCGGAGCAGCCAAATGAACGAACAGGACCTCCCGAAACTCTCGCGGCGCGACTGGCTGGCCCGTGTCGCAGCGGTCGCGGCGACGTTCCCGTTCTTTTCCAGTCAACTTTCCGCCGACGAGCCCAAACCGCCGGCCCTGATCGCCATCACGCTCGATCTGGAAATGAGCCAGGACTACCCGCAACGCGGTCTGAAGGAATGGAACTTCCAGAAGGGAAACCTCGACGACGCCACCAAGCAGTACGCCGTCGAAGCGGCCCGGCGAGTCAAAGCAGCCGGCGGCGTCATCCACTTCTTCTGCGTAGGCCGCGTTCTCGAACAGCCCGACGTCGAGTGGCTCAAGGAACTGCACGCCGAAGGCCACCCGATCGGCAATCACACCTACGACCACGTCAACGTGAAGGCCCGGACCGCCGTCGAATCGCAGTTCCGTTTCCAGCGCTCGCCCTGGCTCGTCGAAGGACGCAGCGCGGAAGACGTCATCCGCGAAAACATCCGGCTGACAACCCTCGCCCTCAAGGAACGTTGCGGTATCGCCGCCCGCGGCTTCCGGACCCCCGGAGGCTTCCACGACAGCCTAGGAGACCGCCCCGACGTGCAGCAGTGGCTGCTCGACGAAGGCTTCCGCTGGGTCAGCTCAAAGTATCCCGTTCACGAAACCGGCAAACCCGGCGAAGCCCCGACCGAAGCCGTCTACGACTCCATCACCGGTTCGGTCTACGCAGCGCAACCCTTCGTCTATCGGAGCGGGCTCGTTGAAATTCCGATGAGCCCGATCAGCGATGTGACCGCCTTCCGCAGCAATCGCTGGAAACGCGAGTGGTTCCTGGAGGCGATTCGCCGGTCCGTGACATGCGCCATCGATTCCGGCCAGGTTTTCGATTTCCTGGCGCATCCTTCGTGCCTGTGCGTGGAAGACCCTGACTTCGAGTCGATCGATCTGATCTGCAAGCTGGCCAATCAGGCCGGTGCGAAAGCCAAGCTGGCCTCGCTCGATGAAATCGCGGAGCGGGCACTGGTCGTGCCGAAACCGTGAAGTGAAGTCGAAGATTCCTCGTACGATGGACGTCCTCGTCCGTCGTACGGAGTAACCGACCATCCTTGAAACTAGAGCTCCAGGTGGAAACGAGCATGGCGCAATGGCGGACGCTGATTGTTGCAGTCAGCCTGATGACGGCAGACGGTGTGGCCCGCGCTCAAGGCCATTCGCCCGCTGAGGCTCCCGGGCGAATGACGCCGGCGGCGGGACTGAAGGTCGAGCTCGTCGCGAGCGAGCCGCTGGTGCGGCAGCCGGTCGCCATCGATTTCGACGATCGCGGCCGCCTATGGGTCATCCAGTACCTGCAGTACCCCAACCCTGCGGGGTTGGAGCGGGTGCAGGTCGACCGCTTCTCACGAACGAAGTACGACCGCGTCCCCGATCCGCCTCCCTACGGACCGGTCGGCGCGGATCGCCTGACGATCCTCGAAGACCGCGACGGCGACGGGCGGATGGACGCCTCGCACGACTTCGTCAGCGGGCTCAATCTGGCGAGCGGATTCGCCTTCGGCCACGGCGGCGTCTTCGTCCTCAACGTCCCTTACCTCCTCTTCTATCCCGATCGCGACCGCAATGACGTGCCGGACAGCGATCCGGAAGTGTTGCTGACCGGCTTCGGGATGGAGGATGCCCATTCGGTGGCCAACTCGCTCACCTGGGGACCGGACGGCTGGCTCTACGGCTGCCAGGGAAGCACGGTCACGGCGAACATCCGCGGCAGTGAATTCCAGCAGGGAGTCTGGCGGTATCATCCGCGCACGCGACAGTTCGAGCTGTTCTCCGAAGGAGGCGGGAACTCCTGGGGACTCGACTTCGACCGCGACGGGCAGCTCCTCTACAGCACCAACGTCGGCGGCTCGGTCATGCTGCACGCCCGACCGGGCGCCTCGCTCTGGAAACAGTTCGGCAAGCACGGCGCCCTGCACCATCCCTACGCCTTCGGTTACTTCGAACACGTCCCGCACACAAACTTCCACGGAGGCCACGTCACCGTCGGCGGCCTGCTCTATCGCGGCGACAATCTCCCCGCAGAGTACCGCGGCAAATATCTCGGCGGAGATCTGTTGGGGCATCAGGTTTTGTGGCACGACGTTACGCCGGACGGCTCGACCTTCCGTTCGTCCTATGGCGGAACGCTGCTAGCCGCCAACGACACCTGGTTTGCAACGTCGGACCTCGCGCTGGGACCGGACGGCGCGATCTACGTCGCAGACTGGCACGACCAGCGGACCGCGCACCCCGATCCCGATGCCGAATGGGATCGGACCAACGGACGCATCCTGCGGATCTCCGGCACGCAATCGGTCCGCAAGCCCGTCCTCGATCCCAACACGCTGTCATCGGCCGATCTGGTCCAGCTTCTCGACAGTTCGAACGACTGGCTGGTCCGCCGTGCCCGGCGAATTCTCAGCGAGCGCCAGGATCCCGCGGTCTGGGGAACACTACGAGAACGCCTGACGCAACCCGCGCAGGCCGTCACCATCGAAAAAAATCCGCAGGCGGAAGTCCTCTGGGCGCTGGCCGTGAGTGGCGGTTTCGACGACGCCACGGCTCTGACCTGCCTGTCGCATGCGGCCCCCGCGGTCCGGGCCTGGGCCGTCCGACTCCTCGGCGACCGCGGTCGCGTTTCCGCCCCGCTCGCTCAACGACTTCGCGAACTGGCCGGCGAAGAATCCGTCCCCGCAGTCCGGGCGGAACTGGCGGCGACCGCCCGGCGTCTCCCCGCGGCGGAGGGTCTGCCGATTGCTCTGGTACTGGTCGGGCGCGATCTCGAACGCAACGATCAGCACATCCCGCTCCTGCTCTGGTGGGCCATCGAGCAGCATGCGTTGACGGCCCCGCAGCCTCTCGTGGACTTCTTCACGTCACCCGCCGGTCGGGAATCCGCGACGGCAAAGACGTTTCTGGCTCCGCGGCTGCTGCGACGCTACGCCGCGCAAGCCACGCCTGACGCTCTGGCCGCCGTTCAAAAACTGATCCCGGTTCTCGGCGAGGAATCGGCCCTGTCCGAACTGCAGCAGGGTCTGCAACTGGCGAGCCAGCCGGCGACTGCGGAAAGCCTCCGCCCGGTGATCGAGCCGCTGTGGCGATCAGAGACCAGCAGCCCCCGACTGATCGCCCTGGCCCTGCAGGCGCAATTGCCGGGGGCGCGAGAACGCTGGAGCAGCTTGCTGGCCGATCCCGCCATCCCGGCGAAGTCCAAGACAGACTTGCTCGCACTGGCCCCGGCATCGGGCGGAGATCGCGATGCCCGGACGCTGCTGGCCCTGCTGGAACCGGCGTCGCCCGATCCCGTGCGACTGGCGGCAATCCAGGCGCTCTCCCGCATCTCGGACGAATCCATCCCCCGGGAAATCCTGCGCCAATATCCCGTGTGGTCATCATCCGCAAAGGCGCAAGCCCGAGAATTACTCCTCAGCCGCGCCAGTTGGGCCGCTCTGCTGCTCAACGAAGTCGATGCCGGTCGGCTGCCGGCCACGGAAATCCCCGTCGCCGACCTGACCCGCGTGGCCCTGCACCGCGACAAGCAACTCGATCAGCTCGTCCGCAAACACTGGGGCATCGTGACCAGCGGCACGCCGGAGGAGCGCCTCGCGGAAGTCCGCCGGTTCAACAACGACCTGCGGGCTTCGGCGGGCGTCCCGGCGAATGGTTCCCTGATCTACAAGAAGCTCTGCGCCACCTGCCACCCCCGCGCCGGCGAAGGGACGCGCGTCGGCCCCGACCTGGCCCACGCCAACCGGCAGGACCGCCAGTTTCTGCTGACCAGCCTGGTCGATCCCAGCGCCCAGATCCGCGGCGAGTACGTCCAGCACGTCCTGCAGACGACCGACGGCCGCGTCTACACCGGCCTCCTCGTCGAACAGAACGCCGCCGCGGTTGCGCTGCGAACCGCGAAGCAGGAGCTGATCACCATTCCGCGCGCCGACATCGAAGCGCTCGAAACATCCACCGTCTCGCTGATGCCCGAAAACCTGCTGAAACCCCTCGCGCCGCAGGAACTGCGGGACTTGTTTTCCTACCTGGAATCCCCCGGAACGCTCGCCCCCTGACCGCCCGGAATATGAGCACCGCTGGTCGGGACCTTGACTGCCGTCGACGACAACAGCCGCGCCACCAGCGCCGTCCAGCCGGTCTGATGGCTGGCGCCGAGTCCGCGTCCGTCGTCTCCATGAAAATACTCGTGGAACAGCACCAGATCCCGCCAGTGCGGATCTGACGCAAATCGAACATCGTCGCCGTGACAGGGCCGCCGCCCCTTCTCGTCCGGCAGAAACAGCCCCACGAGCCGATGCGCCAGTTCGGCCGCGACCTGCTGCAGATTGAGCCGCTTTCCCGACCCCGTCGGATATTCGACCTGAAACGAATCGCCATAGAAGTGGTGATACCGTTCCAGCGCCTCGATGAGCAGATAGTTCACCGGAAACCACAACGGCCCGCGCCAGTTCGAATTGCCGCCGAACATCCACGACGTCGACTCCGCCGGATTGTACTCCACGCACTGTTCCTCCCCGTCCGCACGAAACACGTACGGATGCTCCTTATGAAACCGGCTCATCGCCCGCACGCCATACGGAGCCAGGAACTCCGCCTCATCCAGCACATAGCTGAGAACCCGCTCCAGCCGATCGTGCGACGGAATCGCCAGCAGCCGGTGGATGTGCGTCGAACCGTTGTGCTCCAGCTCCAGGCACGACACCTGCCTCGCGAGATCCTGCCGATGATTGAGAAACCACTCCAACCGCCGGGCGAACCCCGGCAGCTTGTGCAGCAGTTCGTCGTCAAGCACTTCCACCGCAAACAGCGGGATAATCCCCACGATCGACCGGATCTGCAGACGAATCGAATCCCCGTTGGTATGCAATTGGTCGTAGTAGAATCCGTCCTTGTCGTCCCACAGCCCGGAGCCCCCCAGGCGATTCATTGCGTCCGCAATCGAAATGAAGTGCTCGAAGAACTTGGACGCCACATCTTCGTAGGCCGGATCCTCGACCGCCAGCTCCAGCGCCATCGCCAGCATCGTCGTCGAGTAGAACGCCATCCAAGCCGTGCCGTCCGCCTGCTCGAGATGCCCCCCCTTCGGCAAGGGCTTCGACCGGTCGAAGACCCCGATGTTGTCCAGCCCCAGAAAGCCCCCGGCGAACAGATGCTTGCCGTGGACGTCCTTGCGGTTCACCCACCACGTGAAGTTGATCAGCAGCTTGTGAAACGCCCGCTCCAGAAAACTCCGGTCGCGCCCGCCCTTCGGCCCGGTCATCTTGTAGACGCGCCAGCAGGCCCACGCATGCACCGGCGGATTCACGTCGGAAAACGCCCATTCATACGCCGGGATCTGCCCGTTCGGATGCATGTACCACTCCCGCAGCATCAGCAGAAGCTGAGACTTGGCGAACTCCGGATCGACCGTCGCCATCGGGATCATATGGAACGCCAGGTCCCACGCGGCGTACCACGGATACTCCCACTTGTCAGGCATCGAAATCACGTCGCGATTGAACAGGTGCTTCCAGTCGGCGTTCCGCCCCTCCAGACGACTCGCAGGCGGCTTCGGCTGATCGGGATCCCCCTTCAGCCAGTCGTCGACCGCGTAGTGATAAAACTGCTTCGACCACAGCAGCCCCGCATACGCCTGCCGCGCAATCAGTCGCTCCTGGGCCGGCGTCCCCGCCGGAATCTTCGACGCATAAAACTGATCGGCCTCCGCAACCCGGGCGGCGAAAACCTCGTCGAATTCGGAACCGAACGGCGTCTCCGGGAGCGCGGCCTCGGACGCCAGCCGCAACCGAATAACGATTTCGCCCCCCGCGGGAATCTCAAGCACATAATGCGGCGCTGCTTTGGTGCCGCGAGGCGTCAGGCTGATCGCCGCCGCCTTGCCGTCGATGACATAGTCGTGAAAGGCATCCTTCGCCGGCTGCATCGTTCCCGGCGAATCGTACAGGTGCATCTGGTTCGATTCGTTCTCCGTAAACAACACAGGAACTTCGCCGGCGCTCGCGGGCCGTTCGAAAT harbors:
- a CDS encoding DUF542 domain-containing protein — encoded protein: MECGLEDSVVDWVLEHPAALMVFEQFGIDATCAGKSLEYVCRQAGIDPAVVLAELRRVVGAV
- a CDS encoding polysaccharide deacetylase family protein; the encoded protein is MNEQDLPKLSRRDWLARVAAVAATFPFFSSQLSADEPKPPALIAITLDLEMSQDYPQRGLKEWNFQKGNLDDATKQYAVEAARRVKAAGGVIHFFCVGRVLEQPDVEWLKELHAEGHPIGNHTYDHVNVKARTAVESQFRFQRSPWLVEGRSAEDVIRENIRLTTLALKERCGIAARGFRTPGGFHDSLGDRPDVQQWLLDEGFRWVSSKYPVHETGKPGEAPTEAVYDSITGSVYAAQPFVYRSGLVEIPMSPISDVTAFRSNRWKREWFLEAIRRSVTCAIDSGQVFDFLAHPSCLCVEDPDFESIDLICKLANQAGAKAKLASLDEIAERALVVPKP
- a CDS encoding Gfo/Idh/MocA family protein, coding for MPAQPHRRQFLQSTAFASAAIALGPFVHVASAQEPTEPTSPNERWRIGCIGMRYQGSVITREALPYGDVVAISDVDKNVREQARASFGSTAAIYENYRDMLEKQKLDVILIGAPDHWHTKMVLDAVRAGKDVYCEKPLTLTIDEGKLLCKVVEETGRVVQVGSWQRSDARFRQAVEMVHAGRIGKLEKVTVLMGKNTQGGPFETAPIPKQLNWNLWQGQTPDVPYIPERSHYTFRWWYAYSGGEMTDTGAHHLDIAQWGIGAQHSGPVEIEATAKYPDVPNGYDVAVDYHAKYRYANGVELEVLDSPRGDHNRNGVMFEGTGGRLFVNRGVIAGKPVEELATKPLPREAFQLYGYDNTARPERMGKIDAIKNHMGNFYDCTKSRKTPISDVVSQHRSASLCHLGNIAMRVGAKLTWDPAAEQFTGEHAARANPHQSREQRSGFETV
- a CDS encoding PVC-type heme-binding CxxCH protein, whose translation is MAQWRTLIVAVSLMTADGVARAQGHSPAEAPGRMTPAAGLKVELVASEPLVRQPVAIDFDDRGRLWVIQYLQYPNPAGLERVQVDRFSRTKYDRVPDPPPYGPVGADRLTILEDRDGDGRMDASHDFVSGLNLASGFAFGHGGVFVLNVPYLLFYPDRDRNDVPDSDPEVLLTGFGMEDAHSVANSLTWGPDGWLYGCQGSTVTANIRGSEFQQGVWRYHPRTRQFELFSEGGGNSWGLDFDRDGQLLYSTNVGGSVMLHARPGASLWKQFGKHGALHHPYAFGYFEHVPHTNFHGGHVTVGGLLYRGDNLPAEYRGKYLGGDLLGHQVLWHDVTPDGSTFRSSYGGTLLAANDTWFATSDLALGPDGAIYVADWHDQRTAHPDPDAEWDRTNGRILRISGTQSVRKPVLDPNTLSSADLVQLLDSSNDWLVRRARRILSERQDPAVWGTLRERLTQPAQAVTIEKNPQAEVLWALAVSGGFDDATALTCLSHAAPAVRAWAVRLLGDRGRVSAPLAQRLRELAGEESVPAVRAELAATARRLPAAEGLPIALVLVGRDLERNDQHIPLLLWWAIEQHALTAPQPLVDFFTSPAGRESATAKTFLAPRLLRRYAAQATPDALAAVQKLIPVLGEESALSELQQGLQLASQPATAESLRPVIEPLWRSETSSPRLIALALQAQLPGARERWSSLLADPAIPAKSKTDLLALAPASGGDRDARTLLALLEPASPDPVRLAAIQALSRISDESIPREILRQYPVWSSSAKAQARELLLSRASWAALLLNEVDAGRLPATEIPVADLTRVALHRDKQLDQLVRKHWGIVTSGTPEERLAEVRRFNNDLRASAGVPANGSLIYKKLCATCHPRAGEGTRVGPDLAHANRQDRQFLLTSLVDPSAQIRGEYVQHVLQTTDGRVYTGLLVEQNAAAVALRTAKQELITIPRADIEALETSTVSLMPENLLKPLAPQELRDLFSYLESPGTLAP
- a CDS encoding MGH1-like glycoside hydrolase domain-containing protein — protein: MLTAEEVRLEASYNRTANWHRWGPYLSERQWGTVREDYSAGGNSWTYFPHDHARSRAYRWGEDGLLGITDRECRLCFALALWNGKDPILKERLFGLSGPEGNHGEDVKEAYFYLDSTPTHSYLKALYKYPQAEFPYDLLRTENARRGKLEPEFELVDTGVFDDSRYFDVFAEYAKASPDDILIRVTIANRAAEAATMHLLPTLWFRNTWAWGCTHEGCERKPRLTLQRDGSLLADHATLNRFRLYFERPASAGEVPVLFTENESNQMHLYDSPGTMQPAKDAFHDYVIDGKAAAISLTPRGTKAAPHYVLEIPAGGEIVIRLRLASEAALPETPFGSEFDEVFAARVAEADQFYASKIPAGTPAQERLIARQAYAGLLWSKQFYHYAVDDWLKGDPDQPKPPASRLEGRNADWKHLFNRDVISMPDKWEYPWYAAWDLAFHMIPMATVDPEFAKSQLLLMLREWYMHPNGQIPAYEWAFSDVNPPVHAWACWRVYKMTGPKGGRDRSFLERAFHKLLINFTWWVNRKDVHGKHLFAGGFLGLDNIGVFDRSKPLPKGGHLEQADGTAWMAFYSTTMLAMALELAVEDPAYEDVASKFFEHFISIADAMNRLGGSGLWDDKDGFYYDQLHTNGDSIRLQIRSIVGIIPLFAVEVLDDELLHKLPGFARRLEWFLNHRQDLARQVSCLELEHNGSTHIHRLLAIPSHDRLERVLSYVLDEAEFLAPYGVRAMSRFHKEHPYVFRADGEEQCVEYNPAESTSWMFGGNSNWRGPLWFPVNYLLIEALERYHHFYGDSFQVEYPTGSGKRLNLQQVAAELAHRLVGLFLPDEKGRRPCHGDDVRFASDPHWRDLVLFHEYFHGDDGRGLGASHQTGWTALVARLLSSTAVKVPTSGAHIPGGQGASVPGDSR
- a CDS encoding cysteine hydrolase family protein, yielding MPTIPHRASPRALAFAAIVVSANLYLLAAEPNASATVEKRTYRHELKKLVNPPPLLADFPEFVDPVRETHRYEAPPLIDEEGADLQVRAWRFSYNARGVIEMPNRLRGDRTAVIVVHPWGIDDGQGWQTPEPAGAAFQCTPERNRVVTKHLTQVVNPLLKSLRNNAKLVMYSLPGKEDPARQKMYRSFRGTPALADIPEGKRELQQQLTAFKYLASELPTSLTLSADSAVIDYYAQIPALDPGPKYNNPGFWSLPVPVHQAIDVARNDVVIYDGEGYPALREFLRQNGVRHILLTGYNTDMCVCATTAGFDNLRQDFNVFLVGDATLATFPAQPTPAVPTSAAVAFASLKVLITQASWIQVSAPAGAAK